A stretch of DNA from Macrotis lagotis isolate mMagLag1 chromosome X, bilby.v1.9.chrom.fasta, whole genome shotgun sequence:
ACCGCGGGCGAGGGTGGGCGTGGGGGCCCCTCCGCGCCGGGGCGGCCCCGGGGCCCGGCAGGCTGAGCCGGGCTTGTCCCGCCCCCTCGGCCCCGGCCGGCCTCTTCCCgcgctcctcccctccccccacgcGGGCTCTGACTTAGGGCTGGCATTTCCGCCCTGTGGCTTTAAAGGGCGCCGTGGCGGGCCGGGCAGCCGGGAGGCGGGGCGGGTGCCCGATGACGCCACTGGGGGTATAAAGGGCCCCGTCGCGGCCCGGCTTTGCCTCATCGCTGTGCACGGCCCCGGCCCGCTCCCGGCCCTCCCGCCCTTGGGCAAGACTCAGCCGGCCAGCAGGGCCGAGGGCGCGACCCCTGCCTGCGTCCCTCCCGCcgccgcccggccccgccgcccggCATGGAAGCCCAGAAGGAAGCGCAGCGCATCATGACCATGTCGGTGTGGAAGATGTACCACTCCCGCATGCAGCGCGGCGGCCTGCGGCTGCACCGCAGCCTCCAGCTCTCGCTGGTCATGCGCAGCGCCCGGGAGCTCTACCTCTCCGCCAAGGTCGAGCCGGACGAGGCGGAGCTGCCCTTGCCggccgcggccccggccccggctcccgcgcccggcccggcccggcccgaggAGCCGAGCCCGGCCCCGGAGCCCATGGACACGCACGAGGCCCCGCCGGCGCCCGCCGGCGCCCCTCTGCCCCGGCGCCCCGCGAAGCCCAGCCGGAAGCGGCGCAGCAGCGCCCTGGGCCGGGCTGGGGAGGCCGGCCTGGTCCCCAGCAAGAAAGCCCGGCTGGAGGCAGAAGCGGCGCCGGCGGAGGGGAAGGCGGAGGTCGAGGCTGAGGACCCGGCGCGGCGGCCCGCGGCCCCGGAGGACGGCCCCTTCCCCAGCCTGGCCCGCGTCCTGCAGAAGCGCTTCTCCGGCATCCTGAGCCACGGCGGGGGGCCGCCCAAGCCCGCCGGCCCGCCTCCCGCGTGCGAGCTGCAGCCGGGCTGCCGCCAGGCCGACAGCATGATCAACATCCTGGTGCGGACGGTCGTGGCGTTCTAGCGCTGCCCGGGCCCCGGACTGTGCCCGTAGCTGTAGCCGGCCCTGTGGAGGCCGCTGTCCGGCCCTGAGCGCCTGGGGGGCTCGGGCTCCGCTCCGTCCGCCGCCCGGAGAGCAAGACTGACCTGGCTCCTGCCCTTCCCCACGCGCTGGTGACGGCTTTGGTGGCAGAGGGGAGCGGTGTTGGTGGGGGGACGGGGCGAGAGAGCGGCCGCCCGGCTGGAGCCTTTGCTCCAGGACACGCGCTGCTCGGAGCCCGGTCCGAGAGGAGAAGGGGGGACGCTTTTTCCGACCTCGGTAGGAGTCGCCCTCCGGGCTGGGGCCCAAGGGACCGCCTGGATGCCGACGAAGCTGGCATCCGGGCTTCAGAGCCTCGTGGAGACCCTGGTGGTCCTCCCTGGACGAGATCTGCCCCGGACCTTTCTGTGGCAAAGAGACACACGATGGTGCTATTGAAGACAGGACTTGGGATTTCCTCTTCCCCGACCCAGTGCTGGTTCTTGGCCGCCCAACGGAGGCGGCGGCGGGAGCAGCAGGTGCTGGGTGTGAGGGCCTTCGCTGGGGTGGGAGGTGAGGTGGGGGAGGCTGGCTAGAATCTCCTTTCTCAGGGTTGAAACTTTTTATAAAATCGGGGGCGGTATTTCTGTCCCATTAAAGCTTTTGATATAAAATTCATTGGTGTTTTCATGAGTATcactggcctttttttttttttacccttccaaaaaaaatctgCCGCCCCTACAATGACACACTTGTTCATATGATCATACTGACATCATGGGCTTAGGGAACTTCCTGTTTGCTGCTTTATGAACTCGCTGTGAGTCCTGGGTGGTGAGTGGGGAGGGAGTGGTGGGGCTGCTCTGGGGGTGTTGAGTGGCTCTGTTGGAGGAGTGAAGTGTGGGTGGGGAGTTGTTTGGGTTTtatgagtcacttaacctagaAAGGGAAGTGATTCTTAGCTAGATTCCTCATTAGTGATGGTCAGGAAATAGGGGTTTGGAATTCCATTCCCTTGTCCACCTCAGATGCAGACTAGACCGGTCATCTAGTTCTGAGTCATTGGAAAAAAGGTGGGGGGTGGGTTGGGAGGGAAAGAAGTACTAGAAATATGTTTATGGGATTGAAAAAGCTTTACTATCCCACATGAGGTCGAAGTTTATGAAACAAAAGGAAACCAAAACAGTAACtggttgtttttccttttgaggTCCTGGGGGGGGGCATCAAAAAAACAGGCTTTGTTGACTGCCTCCAATCTACCGGTTTTATACCTGAAAACAGACTCAGAACACTGAGTCTTGACACTACAGCCTTGAGGCTCTCTCCTAGTTAGTTGTATTAgcttattaaattgtttttttaccCACAGTTTTTGTTATTCCCCTACTTACTTGAATAAGGTTCCCTAGAATTACCTTTTGTTTAAACCAGCCTCAAGACTGGGCTTTTTGGGGCAACATTgtcaaactgaaaataaaaggatCTTTTCAATTCAAACTCCTGTTTCCAGGCCTCTTTCTTTTGCTCTCCTTGGGGAAGGACAGTTGAAGAAGAGTGGGGCTCCCTGGCAGGTTGCCCCGAGGAACTGGTTGGGCAGGATtgccttggggtggggggggggagctggtTGTCTGAAGTCCTGACCCGGGCCCTATTCACTACACTCCCTTTCCtggaatttcctttttcttctatggGATGATGCGAGTTCTGAAGTGTGtttcagcacacacacacacccccattTATAGTGAAATCCTCTCCCCGGGCAGTGGGCTGATGGATATAGGGCCTCTAAGGGGTAGCTACAATTAGGAGGGAAA
This window harbors:
- the IER2 gene encoding immediate early response gene 2 protein; protein product: MEAQKEAQRIMTMSVWKMYHSRMQRGGLRLHRSLQLSLVMRSARELYLSAKVEPDEAELPLPAAAPAPAPAPGPARPEEPSPAPEPMDTHEAPPAPAGAPLPRRPAKPSRKRRSSALGRAGEAGLVPSKKARLEAEAAPAEGKAEVEAEDPARRPAAPEDGPFPSLARVLQKRFSGILSHGGGPPKPAGPPPACELQPGCRQADSMINILVRTVVAF